A stretch of DNA from Enoplosus armatus isolate fEnoArm2 chromosome 15, fEnoArm2.hap1, whole genome shotgun sequence:
ATGTTTAGTGGACGGTTCTGAAAGAAGATGGCTGCTACACAGGAAGCCCAGGTGGCTACTGGGAATTTAAGTGAACTGAGattttgtttaacttttgttttaatAGGAAGCACTTTAATCTCTGAAGGGATGGTGGGCTACAGATGGACTGGTTCTGACTGGTACTGATTGGACCAAACCGGTTCAAACTGGTTCTAAATCTGCAAATTTGGTTTAGTTCAGGCTGGATCAGACTGCTTCTCATCTTCTAACTGGTTTTAACTGGTTCAGACAAGCTCTTAATCTGCTAATATTTGCTCCAGTTCAGTCTGGTTCTAACAAGTTCTGACTGGTCCTCAAACAGCTCACTCTCCTCCAGGCTCTAGTTGAGTCTGGCTCAGACTGGTTCAGTCTGGTATAGAGTGGCTTAAACTGGTTCTAAATGGttctaaatatataaataatacattattacTCAATTCTGTTCAGTCTGGTTCTAACTAGTTTCAAACTGGTTCTAAATgggccatttttcattccaGTTGAGTTCAGTTTGGTTGTACTGTATATGAGGATATTAAAGGGATATCTCACTGCAGAGGACCAAACTGGTTCCAACTAGTTTTAGCTGGTTCTAAATCAGCTTGTTTTTCATTAGAGTGGCTAACACTGgtcccaggtacttgtaactGGTTCTAAATGGCTCATTTTCTCCCAGTTTAGTTCAGTCTGGTTCTTTAATGAGGATATTAAAAGGACGTCTCACAGTTTAGttcttttttaaagtattttaagcCTTTATTACATATGTTCCCAGTTGGAAGTTGGAAGTGTTGGGATTGAATCAGAAACTGAGTCCAGATGTGATGAATGTAGACgatttaatcatttatatttattagtgATCTGGATTTAAACAAAGGGCAGGGGTGATTAGGGACCCAACCTGCTGATCTGTCTGATGGGTTTTAGTTCACAAGCTGCCAgttttaatttggttttatgtttttaatcaaCTGTAGCTTCAGTTTagcttcttcttcagtttttcttcttctgcagaagTTAACCCAGTCTGATCTCTTCTCCACTCAGAAGAGATCAGACTGAGTTAAACTGGTTAAATTGGGTTAAACTGGGTCAAACTGGCTACAGGCAGGAGCCTGCCCCGTGGAACTgattcatgaaaaaaatgtaaatttaataaacatctgtttgtgtttgttgttgaaacAAGTTTAACTCAGAAAAACATAAAGATTAAAACCTGGAGTCTGGTGGACAATAGTGGACCCTGAATGACTGTGGTGGACCCTAATGGATTGTGGTGGACTCTGAACATGTAGTGAGGTTCAAGTCTGAGGTCTGAACTCTGACAGCGTTGCCATGGAAACCTGAGCAGGTTTGCTTGCATTGTGATGTCATCCTGCTGTCAGCTGATTGGTTAGATGTTCTGCTGCTCACcaataagaattcagagtaaaCTCACCTGTTGTGtgatttcattaattaataaagATGTTTAAACACTGAAGTGGCGTCAGGTTATAGCAGCCTGAGAGGAATACTTTCAGACACTGCTCAGGGCTGAAAAAAGGTCCTTCCAACTTTGTTTTTCAgccaatatttttatttacagttaatattcTCCTACAAAGGCGCTGGAATTAAACATCAGTCACACATTAGACAGTAACACACAAAACTGTTAGTAGGTCAGTTCTGTTCTGACTCCACAGTGATAAACTGAACTCCACACTGATGTCAGGGCAGCAgagttaaaaacaaactctgtaCAGACGTCAAACTTCACAGTgaaggaacaagaagaaaaacacactcccTAAGAAAAGCATGTAAGTCCCAGCACTCATTCCACAGATGAGATCTACTGGGATCAGTTTTGTTCACAACATGAGGTGTTCAGTTTCTGTCAGCATCTAAACTGTAATATGAGTTGAGGATGATCAATATGATCGATGGAggatatttaaacctgcaatagctcggctgctaaaacaacaggaaacagctgctgttCATGTCTGTAATGGTTCAGTGTCCACATGAGATtcagttttaataattaaaccaggattcacacagaaaatgtgtcagACAGCAAACATACCAGAAGAATCTCTGCTGGAACAGATTCCTCCCCAGAGTCTCAAGTCTGCATGACGTATTTCTTTAGCCACATAGATGTTGGTTATTTTAGttattaaaagtattttctgACTTAATGAGACATGGgagaaatgacaggaaatgaggaaggTGTCCAGAGATGTTGTGTTTCACAACTGAACCACAGAAACCTCCTGGATGATTTACGGTGAAGAAATCTGTATTTGCTTTCTGCATTGtgactctgctgctgtcacaggACACTGAGGTAGAAACATGTTGATACATCACATTTACAGAATGACTTCAACATGAACTGTTTCAATATTTTCACCTTTCAAAGgtcaaatgttgtgttttacttgaTGGTAACAGGAACACTGACTCCCTAAATAATCTTCAGATTATTTCACCACTTCAGGTCTCAGAAACGTCACTCATCAAAAGAACTTATTTGAGTTTGTgatcaaattaaagctgcacacaAATTCGTCATAAGTCACAACTTGATTCAGTTTCATCCACACTGACTTCATGTTaaaacctcgtatctccaggTTTGGTGACTTACATGTTTTCTAACACGTCTCCTCAAGGTCCTAAAGCCTGTAGGGTCAAATTAACTTTAATCTGTTGACCTTctggagatacaaggtttttaTCTGACAGACTGTTCAGGTGATCATCGCTGATCAGTGAGgtctgtttttagtctttatttacattttttacatcaTCAACACACCATCCAATCAGAGTAGCCCTGAGGTGTGTTGCCAGGGTGACGGGTGACGTCACTGCCAGCGGTGCGGCTGCAGGAATTCGGGCAGTGCAGTGATCTGATCCGGGCCAGACCGCGCCAAACACCTGAGCGcctgcagcaggagggagggcGGGGCCAGACCGCCCAGCCAGCTGAACACGTCATTTCCCAGCAGACTTTGCCAGCGCTGCGGCTCCTCCTGCAGGCGGCGCAGCGCCGGTGGTTTGGGtaggaagagcagcaggaagtcaAAGCAGCGTTGCGCGTGACGTCGCTCCGTCGTGTCGGAGGAGACTAGTCGCTGCAGCGCTGCGTCGAGGCCGTCGGGCTGGGCACCatgaaccagcagcagcagcagacagttggGCCGCGACAGCTCCACCGCTAACTGCACCGCTGTCTTCTCTGCGTCTGCCACGTGCAAGCAGCCGCCTCTGCCGTCGAGGTAGTCCCGCCGCTCGCTCTGTGTGTCGCAGTTCTTCAGAGCCTCCGCTATCATGCTGAGAATCGATACGCGGTCGTAGCGCACCGCCACGTTCAGGTGCGGCGAGCCActgctgtggcagcagcagaagctgcaGCGTGGTGCTCTAAGGGCGCTCACTGAGTACCTGTTGAGCAGGTAGCGTGCATAGTCCTGGTGGTCGTGTACAAGAGCGTAAAGCAGCGCCTCAGACGGCAGGAAGGCTCGCGGGCGTCCGTCTTCCCAGCAGAAGACCTCCATACTGCGCATGTCCTCCAGCATCCAGACCGGCAGCTGCTCGCGCACAGCGCAGTAGAAGGAGAAGGAAGTCCGCTCACACTGACGCtgcgagggagaggaggacagatgcTCCAGCTGAGAGGACAGCAGCCACGGCATGACGACACTCAGCGACACACCTGGTCTGTAGGAAACAAACACCTTCTCTATGAGATGACACTATGAGCCTCTGAAATCCACCTGAGACACTTTAAACTGTTTGAACTTAATGATCCTGGTTCAGACTGCAGAGTCACAAACTGATTGACTGTCTCTCAGTCAAACCTCCGTCCACAGCTCCTTCAGACTTTTATAGCTTGTACACCCACCCACATCCCTCACCCCCCAGCTCTCCTCCCCCGCCGCCTCACCGCTCTGCCGCGCCGCCCCTCTCTCCGCCCGCCTTTGCCGTGATGACCCGCTCTTCTTGCCGCTCTCTCCGCCGCTCCGTTCCACATCTTCTGCGGCCAGTTCAGCTccatgtgtggatgtttgttttggggCCGGGGCGGGGCGGGCCAGGACGGATCGAGTGTCTCACATAGCGAACATAGCGGCCTTGAAACTGCTGCAGGTTATAATGAAGACagtaaacaacagcagagacacagtcagGAGAACCAGTTCAGTCCACcacattattgattattattcatgattgatgtgtttgtaaataggatacatttgtttacagtcagcagctaaacacacacacacacactgatcagctgattcaatcttttttttaagtttaaaacctttttgaagattaaagcttttgtttctttttgatggTGATTGTGGAGATGCGTGGTTTTCAGCTGACAACAGTCACATGACTCTGATTCTGTTAAAAGATCAATGAGTTTGTtgttcatttactgtcatacaaggagtgtgttttcataaaaaacaatatagtGTTCAAATGGATAAAAAGgtaaataagaataataatattaaagaggacctattatgctcatatcagctctatatctttattctggactccactagagcagctctgcatgattcacagttaaaaaaaagaaataagtccttcttcatcttattttggcccttcatgcagcccctcagttcaccctctgtctgacacaagttGTTTGAgatcctgtctctttaaggcccccctccctaaaagcccactttcttctggttggcctgcagcctgcagagggCATCATCATCTGAGCCCTGCCTCATCCTCATGCCCTTCTGGAGGTTCAGAAAGCAAATTGTAAACATATTAAGTAACTAATAATATTTTGGCAACTTCGCTGAGAGTGGACAGGAACAAAGATCACAGCACGACTTCTCTGGTAAATATATCACCTGCCAATTATGTGACATAATGTGGATTCAGTCTTTCAGTCACAGCCgtatataaacatgtttctgtATAGGCCCTGTTAATGCAGGAAATAACGAAGCTAATAAAGTTATGCTGCTGCCACAAACCGACTGTAAAGTATCTCTCTGCACCATCCGTTATTTGTATTTTGGCCTGGTATAAACTCtgaacagaaaactgaaaagctgttgtgctgtgcctggagcagatgagcTGACAtcagctcatcatcatcaccaccatcataatcatcatcactacattactttatctggacactttactttattctggtcactgcactgtttgatatttatcttatttttatttttattcttattttatcttttatactctacttatttgttatcaaaacaatagcaccttcagaccacggcaaattccttgtaatgtatgttacttggcaataaacagtttctgattctgattctgattctgctcaccatcatcattatcaccatcatcatcatcaccaccaccatcatcatcatcaccatcataacatcatcatcataacatcatcatcatcatcatcatcaccatcatcatggcCACCGGCTTGTTTTTAGCATTGAAGCTAGCTAGGTAAGAGGGACTGTAGAAAACATCACTGCTGATTTTACACTACCAACATGTCTCTAACAGAGATATTACTAACCTCAAGGAAGATATCTGTAGGCTCTCTGTGAAGCCGTGAAAGAAGGACTCCTTGCTGTCAAGTGATATTGACACGGCAGCAGCACAAGCCAGGAAGATCTAAGCTATGAACTCTGCCATCACGGATACTAGGAAtgttaatgattaataattaatcGAGTAATTGCTGTTAAGAATTTAACCAATTAAAAATGTGGTAACCGACAATGTATGTTTTGTGTACCATCTCAGAAAAAACTACTGGCTCAACAAAGGAAGAAGCGGTCAGGGGGACATGGTGAgacaagatgaagaaaaaaaatgtagtcCAGCGTGGAAGTATTATTATAAATACTGTGACACGTCATAAAATACAGCTTCAGTTCAACATTGCTGTTGTACCATCTGAAGAGTTGGTGCCCAACAGTTGCAGTGCAAGTGAAAGTGGAACACTGTGTCCTCCCTACAAACAATCCCATCGTGTTAGCTGGAAGGGGTTGTAGTGATGAGCGTTCAGAGGCAATAACTAGAGactttaacattttgaatgaattaacactgaacaaatgttaaaaaaaattaaaattgacaaaatgtgCCACCCCAACAGATACTGTGCTGTGGGATTCAGCACGTCCTCAACCATCCTCTTACCAACCCCTAACCCTTATGAAACCTGGTTGGAGGTGGTTGTCaggggtggaggaaggagggggggacCGGCTGATTCTCCTCCACCTGACAAATACACTGCAcgcacaattattaggcaagtgAGTATCTTGACCTTATcgtcattttcatgcatattttccaaCTCCAAGCTATATAAACTTGAATGCTAAATGGATTTAAGCATTATCAGgtgatgtgtatttgtgtaatgagGGAGGGTGTGGCCTAAAGTGATCAACACCCTATATCAAGGTGTGCATAATTATTAGGCAGCTTCTTTACCTCAGACAAAATGGgccaaaaaagagatttaacagactctgaaaagtcaaaaattgtaaaatgcctTTCAGAGGGATGCAGCACTCTTGAAGTAGCTAAGCTATTGAGGCGGGATCACCGAACAATCAAACgttttgttgaaaacagtcAACAGGGTCACAAGAAACGTGTGTAGGGTTAAAAAATACGCAAATTAACTGCTAGAATTAAACAAgaattaaatgtgaagctaccaGGAACCCATTAACCTCCAGTGCTGCCATATTCCAGAAATGCAACCTACCTGGAGTGTCCAGAAGTACAAGGTGTTCGGTGCTCAGAGACATGGCCCAGGTAAGGAAGGCTGAAACACGACCACCACTGAACAAGACTCATAAGTTGAAACGTCAAGACTGGGCCAAGAGATATCTGAAGACagatttttcaaaggttttatggaCGGATGAAATGAGAATGACTCTTGACGGACCAGATGGATGGGCCGGATCACTACTGGGCACAGAGCTCCACTTCGAGTCAGACGCCAgcaaggtggaggtggggtACTGGTATGGGCTGCTATTATTAAGGATGAGCTAGTTGGACCTTTTCGGGTTGAAGATGGACTTAAAATAAACTCCCAAACCTACTGCCAGTTTTTAGAAGGTACTTTCTTCAAGCAGTGGTGCAGGAAAAAGTCTACATCATTCAAGAAGGCCATGATCTTTATGCAGGACAATGCTCCATCACAAGTACTCCACTGCGTGGCTAGCCAGCAAAGGCCttaaagatgacagaataatgacatgGCCCCCTTCCTCACCTGACCTAAACCCTATTGAGAACTTGTGGGCCCTTCTTAAACGTGAGATTTACAGTGAGGGAAGACAATACACCTCTTTGAACAGCATTTGGGaggctgtggttgctgctgcacaaaaagTTGATCATCAACAGATCAAGAAACTAACAGATTTCATGGGTGGAAGGCTCATGACAGTTATTGAAAAGAAGGGTGGCTATATTGATCACTGAATACTTGTTGAAATGTCaagtgtttatttgtaaatttcgagttgtttatttgttattcttactctaataaatgaaaataaacaagtgagatgggaaatgtttagtttttcatttagttgcaTAATAATTCTGCACACTAATAgttgcctaataattgtgcacaCATAGATATTCTCCTGAGAAAGCCAAAACTCACTTTTCCTTTGTTAAATACTCAGGTTTgaggtttattaacattttggatTGACTGAGAGCACTGTATTTGTTCAAAAAATTAATCCTCAGGAATACaacttgcctaataattgtgcgCGCAGTGTAGATTCACAGCGCTGCCAGATGAAGCCCTGGACCACCTAGATGATGCTGCCAAAACCTGCCCGGATGCAGACTGTGTCCCTTCTGGAGCAGCTCCTGATCCTGCTCACTGTCCAGCGGTGCCTGCTCATAGATTCAGCTGTGGTAGGGTGAGGTCCTCGGCCAAAGCTGTGCTGCATATCCCCTCTGCTGCCACTGTGCCTGTGGTGTTATCCACTCAGCCGTGCTCTCCTGATCTTGGCCATCAGTGCCCACTTTCGGGCAGGGCTGGGTCCTCCAATTGCGGTTCCAGTGGTTCTAATGCCGAATCCTCCTCTGACTCCATTTCAATGGGGCAGCTGACCAGTTCTACCACAGACAGATTGGCTCCCTTTACATTACCTGGTCACGGACACATACTTGTCATTTCCATGGGTACTCATGTCAGAATAAGTGCTGTGAATGATGTAGCACTGTCAGACCATTTCTTCAGTGTTCTCTTGAGAACAGTGAGCTATCACTAGAAGAGATGTCAAGAAACGGTACTTCTGCAAGACATAAATGCAGACCTTTTAAACTCACTTTCTTTTGCCTTTATCAAAGAGCAGCAGTTGTGATAACCTGGCCAATCGTTTTAACTGTCTTCTGTTAGACAGTATCACTAAGATCTAAAAGAATCTCTAGCAAATGTAAAGCCCCATGGAAAGATGCTGAGATCATAAAGCAGCTCAAAAGTGACTGCCGAAAAGctgagaggaggtggagaaaaacaaaactgcacgTTGACTGAAAAACACCCTCTTACACCAAAAGCTTGAAACAGGCCAGGAAACAATTCTTCTCAACTCTTGCCGACATCCACAAAAACGATCCGAAACACCTTCTCTCAACCGAAACACTGtacattgtagaggattacaagtacctgggagttcacaattacaataaactggactgggcaaAGAACACtaagtcccccagcagtctaggcctatagcagcataactaggggctggtccaggcaggcctgagccagccctgactataagcgttatcaaaaagcaaagttttaagcctactcttaaaagtagagagtgtgtctgcctcccggacccaaactgggagccgattccacaggagaggagcttgatagctgaaggctctggctcttgttctgcttttggagactctaggaaccacaagccaccctgcattctgggagcgcagtgctctagtggggtaatagggtactatgagctctttaagatatgatggtgcctgaccagtaagagctttgtaagtcaggagaaggattttaaactctattctagattttacagggagccagtgcagcaaagctaacaggagaaatatgatctcttttcctggttcctgtcagtacacgtgccgcagcattctggatcagttGGAgtgtcctcagggacttattgggacagcccgataataaggaattgcaataatccagcctagtcgtgacaaatgcatggactaatttttctgcatctgtttgagacaggatcttcctgatttttacaatgttacggaggtgaaagaaggtagtccttgaagtttgttttacgtgggagttaaaggacatgtcctgatcaaagacaactctgagattcctcatggtggcactggaggccagggcaatgccatctagggtaacaatatccttagatactgtgtttctgaggtgttcagggccaagaacaataactcctgtcttgtccgagttcaacatcagataattacaggtcatccaggtctttatgtccttaaggcatgcttggagcttggctaactgatgaggttcttctggcttgatcgataaatatagctgggtatcatccgcatagcaatgaaaatgtatggagtgttttctaatgatatctcctaaaggaagcatacataaggtgaatagtataggtccaagcacagaaccttgtggaactccatgactgactttggcgtacatggaggattcatcgttaacatgtacaaactgagatcgatctgataaatacgacttaaaccagcttagtgcggttcctttgatgccaattaaatgttccagtctctgtaataggatatgatggtcaatggtgtcgaatgcagcactgcgactgctttctcaagaatcttggagagaaagggaaggttagatatatgtctatagttggctaaaacctctggatcaagagtgggctttttaagaagaggtttaattacagctactttaaaggactgtggtacgtagcctgttaataaagacagattgatcatgtctagtaaagaagtgctgactaaaggttaAACCTCTTTAAgtagccaggttgggatggggtctaagagacaagttgatggcttagatgaagagatggttttagtaatttggtgaaggtcaacgggagaaaagcaatctaaatatacatcaggttttacagctatttctgagattcctgtgtttgaaggtaaggtaccacctgaagacaggaggtgatcaattctgtctctaatagttagaattttatcattaaagaagctcatgaaatcattactgctgagggttataggaatacatggctcaatagagctgtgactctctgtcagcctggctacagtactgaagagaaacctggggttgttcttgttctcttctattaatgatgagtaataggctgctctggctttacagagggccttcctataagttctaagactatcttgccaaattaaacgtgattcctccagtttggtggagcgccatttcctttcaagtttctgcactgattgctttaatttgcgggtttgggtgttataccatggagctgactttctttgttttattatcttctttataagaggggcaatagagtcaagtgtcaattgcattgagcctgcagcactgtcaacaagattgtccatttgagagggacgaaggttagcataggagtcctcagttgtattgagacatggcattgaatttaatgccgatggaatcacttccttaaatttagctacagcactatcagatagatatctggtgtaggcttttttgcctaatggcgtgtagtccagtaataggaattcaaaagttattaaataatggtccgataacaaaggattctgtggaaagacaattagatgttcaatttcaagtccatatgtcagaaccaggtcgagggtgtgattaaaacagtgagtgggtttctgtaccctctgacagaagccgatcgaatccaataaagagataaatgcagtaccaaggctatccttatcaacgtccacatgaatattaaaatcacctacgataatgactttgtctgttttaaggactaaacctgataaaaactctgagaattcagataaaaatTATGGACCTGGAGCacgatagactataacgaataagactggcttcagtaTTTTCCAGGTTGgaagtgagagactcagaatgaggctttcaaatgagttacaatccagtttaggtctagagttcatcaacaggcttgagtcaaaaatggctgcaactccacctcctcggccggtgcctcgggggatgtgag
This window harbors:
- the LOC139297955 gene encoding ankyrin repeat domain-containing protein 9-like — protein: MPWLLSSQLEHLSSSPSQRQCERTSFSFYCAVREQLPVWMLEDMRSMEVFCWEDGRPRAFLPSEALLYALVHDHQDYARYLLNRYSVSALRAPRCSFCCCHSSGSPHLNVAVRYDRVSILSMIAEALKNCDTQSERRDYLDGRGGCLHVADAEKTAVQLAVELSRPNCLLLLLVHGAQPDGLDAALQRLVSSDTTERRHAQRCFDFLLLFLPKPPALRRLQEEPQRWQSLLGNDVFSWLGGLAPPSLLLQALRCLARSGPDQITALPEFLQPHRWQ